The following coding sequences are from one Trichoplusia ni isolate ovarian cell line Hi5 chromosome 15, tn1, whole genome shotgun sequence window:
- the LOC113501475 gene encoding tetratricopeptide repeat protein 14 homolog isoform X1, with the protein MMDPTLDASLVTQSINYHGQQLQKTWELERGEEDLSKIGVLNSLDFAVYQSRHKQLTFQDRGKRLKLHQFIAKEAGALFDTYVAEEKPSPSSLVTEQVVPEDNLFALMPPFETFLNVDKTARLRHFFDNLETGQLIIGAVINKSASGMMLKVLCTVGPTSRYVADLNVKAFLPVANIIPAVDKKTGLRNYLVNDTVCCEVLKVIPDTDKMVFGMKGVMQKPDDPPPNPPLGLLSSDEFPLLYKKTVDMKGENYEAILEKSPGFNNPNCIQYLSEQLGIANIHCTNFSTLRGGFPPSEYADELRQAQASKWAFRSVAEGIEHFKAGRHSEAFQCLNKALSIDPRNLEGLVARGALYANSGTFKKAIEDFETSLKINPNHANARKYLGETLVALGRSYEDENKITEAQKAYEDCLAVIPFHEEAQNSLDFLKSKTLTVKPLIEPAELLLPGLTGAKSYEMKETLKQLLNLTEKKDKKKKKKRGKGKKKRSSSSSSSSSDFSTSSSSSESSSSSTDSSGSEGPNRKKKRRSRSSNKRQRSLSPLSKRMEMMAAPEAGTRTHNSQFNHPYGYQAPPPPVEHINPEPQRSQADIDYEMKVRKFLEMTKEDSDYEEKVRNYLEETAQYKRNRKMQELGQQPQPGADRDKKKKKKKDKKKKKDSKKKRKELEKEEKRKAKLARSAANEYNLRDLDAIGEKKLREAIRRELKSKKRDHSTDGEYEKKQDKRMLDDMHGLEELESKLSAYHVMVEKEVLHKRDGRGSLSPGDQAPPPPLEKPKWKMSMSAVKDAVKKKETSVPKGYKEHYAFEDSSDESHSNSKPSPSNGDKNVSVRRAMAMKEPPPLPSAPPPNKREPDPPGTEPSHPVRKGNIVLDKFGSFRLAQEGETPVSVGDGRPEQFVTRIKPPSPSGRRPRSPPSPRRRSSNSSEDDRRAKRSRSRSRPRKYRSRSRSRSRSASSASGSVASRRRRSGSPRSRSRSDASRSYYSRSRSRSRSGSRFRRFVRRGNWRGRGGFERGTYYRPRFHTYSGGRGRGRGGGDFRRDDGRRFQQEWRDNRSRGGRPFRPRRGGGGRGRPFRGGYREFKDRRGGRFSRSRSPERPRRSRSHSPDKREKDRDSYSRYSERDGHRSEGEFEERFVDRKEYDGKWADGNEPERNSHAEGKPVEDVPTE; encoded by the exons ATGATGGATCCAACTCTTGACGCGTCCTTAGTGACGCAATCAATAAACTATCATGGCCAGCAACTACAAAAGACGTGGGAATTGGAAAGAGGAGAAGAAGATTTATCTAAAATAGGCGTATTGAATTCCCTAGACTTCGCTGTATACCAATCTAGGCATAAGCAGCTGACGTTTCAGGATCGCGGCAAGCGTCTGAAGCTTCACCAGTTTATAGCAAAGGAGGCTGGTGCATTGTTTGACACCTATGTAGCGGAAGAGAAACCATCGCCGTCCAGTCTCGTTACTGAACAGGTTGTGCCTGAAGACA ATCTATTTGCATTGATGCCACCATTTGAAACATTCTTAAATGTTGACAAAACGGCAAGGTTAAGACATTTCTTTGAT AATCTGGAAACGGGTCAATTGATCATAGGAGCAGTTATCAATAAATCTGCATCTGGTATGATGCTGAAGGTTCTATGCACAGTAGGACCTACTTCGCGATATGTAGCTGATCTCAATGTGAAG GCATTTTTACCAGTTGCAAATATCATACCAGCTGTTGACAAGAAAACTGGCTTAAGAAACTACCTCGTGAATGACACTGTATGCTGTGAAGTGTTAAAAGTTATCCCTGATACTGACAAAATGGTGTTCGGCATGAAGGGAGTTATGCAGAAACCAGATGACCCTCCACCTAATCCACCTCTCGGACTACTCAGCAGTGATGAATTTCCTCTCCTCTACAA AAAAACGGTGGATATGAAAGGAGAGAATTATGAAGCCATTTTGGAGAAGAGTCCAGGCTTCAATAACCCCAACTGCATTCAATATCTTTCCGAACAACTCGGCATCGCCAACATACACTGCACCAATTTTTCAACTTTAAG AGGAGGATTTCCGCCTTCAGAATACGCGGACGAACTCCGTCAAGCACAAGCCAGCAAGTGGGCTTTCCGCTCTGTTGCTGAGGGAATTGAACACTTCAAAGCAGGAAGACATTCAGAAGCGTTCCAGTGCCTAAATAAAGCTCTGAGCATTGACCCCAGGAACCTTGAAGGGCTAGTAGCGAGAGGAGCTCTCTATGCTAATAGCGggacatttaaaaaagctatAGAAGATTTTGAAACATCATTGAAAATCAATCCCAATCATGCCAATGCCAGAAAGTACCTCGGAGAGACTTTGGTCGCGTTAGGTCGCAGTTAtgaagatgaaaataaaattaccgaAGCACAAAAAGCATATGAAGATTGTCTGGCAGTAATTCCATTCCATGAAGAAGCGCAAAACTCTCTCGACTTTTTGAAGAGTAAGACATTGACTGTCAAACCTTTAATTGAACCAGCTGAATTGCTGCTACCCGGATTGACGGGAGCGAAGTCTTATGAGATGAAAGAAACCTTGAAACAGTTGTTGAATCTTACTGAAAAGAAGgacaagaagaaaaagaagaagcgCGGCAAGGGTAAGAAGAAACGGTCCAGCAGCTCCTCATCGTCATCTAGTGACTTTTCAACATCCAGCTCATCATCTGAATCTTCATCCTCATCGACTGACTCCAGTG GTTCCGAAGGCCCGAACCGCAAAAAGAAGAGACGTTCACGTTCGAGTAACAAGCGGCAACGATCATTGTCTCCGCTCAGCAAGCGAATGGAGATGATGGCGGCACCTGAAGCCGGCACAAGGACACACAACTCGCAATTCAATCACCCTTACGGATACCAAGCCCCGCCACCGCCAGTAGAACATATCAACCCTGAACCGCAGCGATCGCAAGCAGATATCGATTACGAAATGAAG GTACGGAAATTCCTAGAGATGACCAAAGAAGATTCTGATTACGAAGAGAAAGTGCGCAATTATCTGGAGGAAACTGCGCAGTACAAACGCAATCGTAAGATGCAGGAGTTGGGCCAGCAGCCACAGCCGGGCGCTGATAGGgataagaagaaaaagaagaagaaagacaA aaaaaagaaaaaagactcGAAAAAGAAGCGTAAGGAACTGGAAAAAGAAGAGAAGAGGAAAGCTAAACTCGCGCGCTCCGCCGCGAACGAGTATAATTTACGCGACTTGGATGCCATCGGAGAAAAGAAACTTAGAGAAGCCATCAG gAGAGAGTTAAAAAGCAAAAAGAGAGATCACAGTACTGACggtgaatatgaaaaaaaacaggataaGAG GATGCTAGACGATATGCACGGGCTCGAGGAGCTGGAGTCCAAGCTGAGCGCGTACCACGTAATGGTCGAGAAGGAGGTCCTGCACAAGCGCGACGGGCGCGGCTCGCTCAGCCCCGGCGACcaggcgccgccgccgccgctcgaGAAGCCCAAGTGGAAGATGTCCATGAGCGCCGTCAAGGATGC AGTTAAGAAAAAGGAGACATCTGTGCCAAAAGGTTACAAAGAACATTATGCATTTGAAGACAGTTCCGATGAATCGCATAGCAATTCAAAA ccATCACCATCCAACGGTGACAAGAATGTATCAGTGCGTCGTGCGATGGCCATGAAGgagccgccgccgctgccgagcgcgccgccgcccaACAAGCGCGAGCCCGACCCGCCCGGGACCGAGCCCTCGCACCCC GTTCGTAAAGGAAACATAGTTTTGGACAAGTTTGGCTCGTTCCGCTTGGCGCAGGAAGGCGAGACACCGGTGTCGGTGGGCGACGGGCGGCCTGAGCAGTTCGTGACCCGCATCAAGCCCCCTTCACCTTCGGGACGACGACCTCGCTCGCCGCCTTCTCCGAGAAGGCGATCTTCCAACTCTTCTGAAGATGATAGAAGAGCCAAACGCTCCAGGAGCAG GTCCCGACCACGCAAGTACCGATCTCGATCCCGCTCCCGCTCTCGCTCGGCGTCCAGCGCCAGCGGCTCGGTAGCCTCCCGTCGCCGACGCTCGGGCTCGCCTCGCTCCCGCTCCCGCTCTGACGCCAGTCGCTCCTACTACTCGCGCAGCAGGTCCCGTTCGCGCTCGGGCTCCAG GTTCCGTCGCTTCGTCCGGCGCGGCAActggcgcgggcgcggcggcttCGAGCGCGGCACGTACTACCGGCCGCGCTTCCACACGTACAGCGGCGGGAGAGGCCGCGGCCGCGGCGGGGGCGACTTCCGCCGCGACGACGGGCGCCGCTTCCAGCAGGAGTGGCGCGACAACCGCTCTCGCGGCGGCCGCCCCTTCAGGCCTCGCCGCGGTGGCGGTGGCCGTGGACGACCCTTCCG GGGAGGTTACCGCGAATTCAAAGATCGCAGAGGCGGTCGGTTCTCCAGATCGCGAAGCCCTGAAAGACCACGACGATCCAGATCACACAGTCCTGATAAACGTGAAAAAGACAGGGATAG ctaCTCTCGTTACTCTGAACGTGATGGTCATCGTAGTGAGGGAGAATTTGAAGAAAGATTTGTGGATAGAAAAGAGTATGACGGGAAGTGGGCAGACGGAAATGAGCCTGAGAGAAATTCCCATGCTGAGGGAAAACCCGTTGAAGATGTTCCCACAGAGTAG
- the LOC113501475 gene encoding tetratricopeptide repeat protein 14-like isoform X2, whose amino-acid sequence MMDPTLDASLVTQSINYHGQQLQKTWELERGEEDLSKIGVLNSLDFAVYQSRHKQLTFQDRGKRLKLHQFIAKEAGALFDTYVAEEKPSPSSLVTEQVVPEDNLFALMPPFETFLNVDKTARLRHFFDNLETGQLIIGAVINKSASGMMLKVLCTVGPTSRYVADLNVKAFLPVANIIPAVDKKTGLRNYLVNDTVCCEVLKVIPDTDKMVFGMKGVMQKPDDPPPNPPLGLLSSDEFPLLYKKTVDMKGENYEAILEKSPGFNNPNCIQYLSEQLGIANIHCTNFSTLRGGFPPSEYADELRQAQASKWAFRSVAEGIEHFKAGRHSEAFQCLNKALSIDPRNLEGLVARGALYANSGTFKKAIEDFETSLKINPNHANARKYLGETLVALGRSYEDENKITEAQKAYEDCLAVIPFHEEAQNSLDFLKSKTLTVKPLIEPAELLLPGLTGAKSYEMKETLKQLLNLTEKKDKKKKKKRGKGKKKRSSSSSSSSSDFSTSSSSSESSSSSTDSSGSEGPNRKKKRRSRSSNKRQRSLSPLSKRMEMMAAPEAGTRTHNSQFNHPYGYQAPPPPVEHINPEPQRSQADIDYEMKVRKFLEMTKEDSDYEEKVRNYLEETAQYKRNRKMQELGQQPQPGADRDKKKKKKKDKKKKKDSKKKRKELEKEEKRKAKLARSAANEYNLRDLDAIGEKKLREAIRRELKSKKRDHSTDGEYEKKQDKRMLDDMHGLEELESKLSAYHVMVEKEVLHKRDGRGSLSPGDQAPPPPLEKPKWKMSMSAVKDAVKKKETSVPKGYKEHYAFEDSSDESHSNSKPSPSNGDKNVSVRRAMAMKEPPPLPSAPPPNKREPDPPGTEPSHPEGETPVSVGDGRPEQFVTRIKPPSPSGRRPRSPPSPRRRSSNSSEDDRRAKRSRSRSRPRKYRSRSRSRSRSASSASGSVASRRRRSGSPRSRSRSDASRSYYSRSRSRSRSGSRFRRFVRRGNWRGRGGFERGTYYRPRFHTYSGGRGRGRGGGDFRRDDGRRFQQEWRDNRSRGGRPFRPRRGGGGRGRPFRGGYREFKDRRGGRFSRSRSPERPRRSRSHSPDKREKDRDSYSRYSERDGHRSEGEFEERFVDRKEYDGKWADGNEPERNSHAEGKPVEDVPTE is encoded by the exons ATGATGGATCCAACTCTTGACGCGTCCTTAGTGACGCAATCAATAAACTATCATGGCCAGCAACTACAAAAGACGTGGGAATTGGAAAGAGGAGAAGAAGATTTATCTAAAATAGGCGTATTGAATTCCCTAGACTTCGCTGTATACCAATCTAGGCATAAGCAGCTGACGTTTCAGGATCGCGGCAAGCGTCTGAAGCTTCACCAGTTTATAGCAAAGGAGGCTGGTGCATTGTTTGACACCTATGTAGCGGAAGAGAAACCATCGCCGTCCAGTCTCGTTACTGAACAGGTTGTGCCTGAAGACA ATCTATTTGCATTGATGCCACCATTTGAAACATTCTTAAATGTTGACAAAACGGCAAGGTTAAGACATTTCTTTGAT AATCTGGAAACGGGTCAATTGATCATAGGAGCAGTTATCAATAAATCTGCATCTGGTATGATGCTGAAGGTTCTATGCACAGTAGGACCTACTTCGCGATATGTAGCTGATCTCAATGTGAAG GCATTTTTACCAGTTGCAAATATCATACCAGCTGTTGACAAGAAAACTGGCTTAAGAAACTACCTCGTGAATGACACTGTATGCTGTGAAGTGTTAAAAGTTATCCCTGATACTGACAAAATGGTGTTCGGCATGAAGGGAGTTATGCAGAAACCAGATGACCCTCCACCTAATCCACCTCTCGGACTACTCAGCAGTGATGAATTTCCTCTCCTCTACAA AAAAACGGTGGATATGAAAGGAGAGAATTATGAAGCCATTTTGGAGAAGAGTCCAGGCTTCAATAACCCCAACTGCATTCAATATCTTTCCGAACAACTCGGCATCGCCAACATACACTGCACCAATTTTTCAACTTTAAG AGGAGGATTTCCGCCTTCAGAATACGCGGACGAACTCCGTCAAGCACAAGCCAGCAAGTGGGCTTTCCGCTCTGTTGCTGAGGGAATTGAACACTTCAAAGCAGGAAGACATTCAGAAGCGTTCCAGTGCCTAAATAAAGCTCTGAGCATTGACCCCAGGAACCTTGAAGGGCTAGTAGCGAGAGGAGCTCTCTATGCTAATAGCGggacatttaaaaaagctatAGAAGATTTTGAAACATCATTGAAAATCAATCCCAATCATGCCAATGCCAGAAAGTACCTCGGAGAGACTTTGGTCGCGTTAGGTCGCAGTTAtgaagatgaaaataaaattaccgaAGCACAAAAAGCATATGAAGATTGTCTGGCAGTAATTCCATTCCATGAAGAAGCGCAAAACTCTCTCGACTTTTTGAAGAGTAAGACATTGACTGTCAAACCTTTAATTGAACCAGCTGAATTGCTGCTACCCGGATTGACGGGAGCGAAGTCTTATGAGATGAAAGAAACCTTGAAACAGTTGTTGAATCTTACTGAAAAGAAGgacaagaagaaaaagaagaagcgCGGCAAGGGTAAGAAGAAACGGTCCAGCAGCTCCTCATCGTCATCTAGTGACTTTTCAACATCCAGCTCATCATCTGAATCTTCATCCTCATCGACTGACTCCAGTG GTTCCGAAGGCCCGAACCGCAAAAAGAAGAGACGTTCACGTTCGAGTAACAAGCGGCAACGATCATTGTCTCCGCTCAGCAAGCGAATGGAGATGATGGCGGCACCTGAAGCCGGCACAAGGACACACAACTCGCAATTCAATCACCCTTACGGATACCAAGCCCCGCCACCGCCAGTAGAACATATCAACCCTGAACCGCAGCGATCGCAAGCAGATATCGATTACGAAATGAAG GTACGGAAATTCCTAGAGATGACCAAAGAAGATTCTGATTACGAAGAGAAAGTGCGCAATTATCTGGAGGAAACTGCGCAGTACAAACGCAATCGTAAGATGCAGGAGTTGGGCCAGCAGCCACAGCCGGGCGCTGATAGGgataagaagaaaaagaagaagaaagacaA aaaaaagaaaaaagactcGAAAAAGAAGCGTAAGGAACTGGAAAAAGAAGAGAAGAGGAAAGCTAAACTCGCGCGCTCCGCCGCGAACGAGTATAATTTACGCGACTTGGATGCCATCGGAGAAAAGAAACTTAGAGAAGCCATCAG gAGAGAGTTAAAAAGCAAAAAGAGAGATCACAGTACTGACggtgaatatgaaaaaaaacaggataaGAG GATGCTAGACGATATGCACGGGCTCGAGGAGCTGGAGTCCAAGCTGAGCGCGTACCACGTAATGGTCGAGAAGGAGGTCCTGCACAAGCGCGACGGGCGCGGCTCGCTCAGCCCCGGCGACcaggcgccgccgccgccgctcgaGAAGCCCAAGTGGAAGATGTCCATGAGCGCCGTCAAGGATGC AGTTAAGAAAAAGGAGACATCTGTGCCAAAAGGTTACAAAGAACATTATGCATTTGAAGACAGTTCCGATGAATCGCATAGCAATTCAAAA ccATCACCATCCAACGGTGACAAGAATGTATCAGTGCGTCGTGCGATGGCCATGAAGgagccgccgccgctgccgagcgcgccgccgcccaACAAGCGCGAGCCCGACCCGCCCGGGACCGAGCCCTCGCACCCC GAAGGCGAGACACCGGTGTCGGTGGGCGACGGGCGGCCTGAGCAGTTCGTGACCCGCATCAAGCCCCCTTCACCTTCGGGACGACGACCTCGCTCGCCGCCTTCTCCGAGAAGGCGATCTTCCAACTCTTCTGAAGATGATAGAAGAGCCAAACGCTCCAGGAGCAG GTCCCGACCACGCAAGTACCGATCTCGATCCCGCTCCCGCTCTCGCTCGGCGTCCAGCGCCAGCGGCTCGGTAGCCTCCCGTCGCCGACGCTCGGGCTCGCCTCGCTCCCGCTCCCGCTCTGACGCCAGTCGCTCCTACTACTCGCGCAGCAGGTCCCGTTCGCGCTCGGGCTCCAG GTTCCGTCGCTTCGTCCGGCGCGGCAActggcgcgggcgcggcggcttCGAGCGCGGCACGTACTACCGGCCGCGCTTCCACACGTACAGCGGCGGGAGAGGCCGCGGCCGCGGCGGGGGCGACTTCCGCCGCGACGACGGGCGCCGCTTCCAGCAGGAGTGGCGCGACAACCGCTCTCGCGGCGGCCGCCCCTTCAGGCCTCGCCGCGGTGGCGGTGGCCGTGGACGACCCTTCCG GGGAGGTTACCGCGAATTCAAAGATCGCAGAGGCGGTCGGTTCTCCAGATCGCGAAGCCCTGAAAGACCACGACGATCCAGATCACACAGTCCTGATAAACGTGAAAAAGACAGGGATAG ctaCTCTCGTTACTCTGAACGTGATGGTCATCGTAGTGAGGGAGAATTTGAAGAAAGATTTGTGGATAGAAAAGAGTATGACGGGAAGTGGGCAGACGGAAATGAGCCTGAGAGAAATTCCCATGCTGAGGGAAAACCCGTTGAAGATGTTCCCACAGAGTAG